A DNA window from uncultured Methanoregula sp. contains the following coding sequences:
- a CDS encoding 50S ribosomal protein L22: protein MARTEYSQKIKGDTIARAKANELNMSPKHSIEIATFIRHQRVNDAIAYLNEVVKLKKAIPFRRFNRNVAHKRGLPGNWDAGRYPVKASKEYLRILASVKKNAEYVGLDAENLEIIHASANRGRAQKAFFPRAMGRATPKVRESVNIEIVVREVA, encoded by the coding sequence ATGGCAAGAACTGAATACTCACAGAAAATCAAGGGTGACACCATTGCAAGAGCAAAGGCCAACGAGCTGAACATGTCACCCAAGCATTCAATCGAGATTGCCACGTTCATCCGTCACCAGCGCGTGAACGATGCGATTGCATACCTGAATGAAGTGGTCAAACTCAAGAAGGCAATTCCCTTCCGGCGGTTCAACCGCAATGTTGCGCACAAACGTGGTCTTCCCGGTAACTGGGATGCAGGACGGTACCCCGTCAAGGCATCCAAGGAATACTTAAGGATCCTTGCATCCGTCAAGAAGAACGCCGAGTATGTCGGTCTCGATGCAGAAAATCTCGAGATCATTCATGCATCAGCAAACCGCGGCCGTGCCCAGAAAGCGTTCTTCCCCCGTGCAATGGGGCGTGCTACCCCCAAAGTCCGTGAATCCGTGAATATCGAAATCGTGGTTCGCGAGGTGGCATAA
- a CDS encoding 30S ribosomal protein S19, whose translation MAAPKKTQKRMPRRREEFTYRGFKIDELKAMGISELLPLMPARPRRKIVRGFSRGEETLLANVREGNEKIRTHLREMIVMPEMIGKTIEIYNGKEFIKVEFQPESIFHYLGEFALTRKRVAHGSAGIGATRGSKYVPLK comes from the coding sequence ATGGCAGCACCTAAAAAGACACAGAAGAGGATGCCAAGACGGCGTGAGGAGTTCACCTACCGCGGGTTTAAGATCGACGAGCTGAAAGCGATGGGGATTTCCGAACTTCTCCCCCTCATGCCAGCCCGCCCCCGCCGCAAGATCGTGCGCGGATTTTCCCGCGGTGAAGAGACATTACTGGCAAACGTCCGTGAAGGTAACGAGAAGATCAGGACACACCTCCGCGAGATGATTGTAATGCCCGAAATGATCGGGAAAACGATCGAGATCTACAATGGCAAGGAATTCATCAAAGTGGAATTCCAGCCGGAGTCGATCTTCCACTACCTTGGCGAATTCGCATTGACAAGAAAGAGGGTCGCTCACGGTAGCGCCGGTATCGGTGCAACCAGAGGAAGCAAGTACGTTCCGCTGAAGTGA